A single window of Eucalyptus grandis isolate ANBG69807.140 chromosome 1, ASM1654582v1, whole genome shotgun sequence DNA harbors:
- the LOC104441814 gene encoding mitogen-activated protein kinase 20 isoform X2, with product MWFDMVIYDAFGVVEFDFKSSAEMDFFSEYGDASRYKIQEVIGKGSYGVVCSAIDTHTGEKVAIKKIHDIFEHISDAARILREIKLLRLLRHPDIVEIKHIMLPPSRRDFKDIYVVFELMESDLHQVIKANDDLTKEHYQFFLYQLLRALKYIHTANVYHRDLKPKNILANANCKLKICDFGLARVAFNDTPSTVFWTDYVATRWYRAPELCGSFFSKYTPAIDIWSIGCIFAEVLTGKPLFPGKNVVHQLDLMTDLLGTPSLDTITRVRNDKARRYLTCMRKKQPMPFELKFPNADPLALRLLERLLAFDPKDRPTAEEALADPYFKGLAKIEREPSCQPITKMEFEFERRRVTKEDIRELIFREILEYHPQLLKDYVNGTERTNFLYPSAVDQFRKQFAQLEENGGKSGASAPLERKHVSLPRSTVVHSNSVLPKEQPKINSYKDQPTQAEEVNPSRNFQATQRLPIGRVVGPVVPYENRHIAKDVYDPRTMIRGTVFPSQPMPPAYCYNKASMGKQERHGTEAEREVAAAHAKQIPHCGIAAKLATDVAINIDTNPFFMTRIGGGKMENGEERAAIDANFLAAKTQYGGIGAAAAAAANAASHRKVGSVQFGMTRMY from the exons ATGTGGTTTGACATGGTAATCTATGATGCCTTTGGAGTTGTGGAGTTTGATTTCAAG AGTTCTGCAGAAATGGACTTCTTCTCTGAATATGGAGATGCAAGTCGATATAAAATTCAAGAAGTCATTGGGAAAGGGAGTTATGGGGTTGTCTGCTCAGCAATCGACACTCACACTGGTGAAAAAGTAGCAATAAAGAAGATACACGATATATTTGAGCACATATCCGATGCAGCTAGAATTCTTCGTGAAATTAAGTTGTTGAGGCTTCTACGGCATCCTGACATTGTTGAAATAAAGCACATAATGTTGCCACCTTCCAGAAGAGATTTTAAAGATATATATGTTGTTTTTGAGCTGATGGAGTCGGATCTTCACCAAGTCATTAAGGCTAATGATGACTTAACAAAGGAGCATTACCAGTTTTTTCTTTACCAGCTACTTCGTGCTTTGAAGTATATTCATACAG CAAATGTCTACCATCGTGATTTGAAACCAAAGaacattttggcaaatgcaaaTTGTAAGCTCAAAATCTGTGATTTTGGTTTAGCAAGGGTTGCGTTCAATGATACACCCTCCACCGTATTCTGGACT GATTATGTTGCTACAAGGTGGTATAGAGCTCCAGAACTGTGTGGATCATTTTTCTCCAAG TATACTCCTGCTATTGACATATGGAGTATAGGCTGCATCTTTGCTGAAGTGCTGACTGGGAAGCCACTGTTTCCTGGAAAAAATGTTGTACATCAGCTGGATCTAATGACCGATCTCCTTGGAACACCTTCACTAGATACCATTACAAGG GTCCGAAATGACAAGGCAAGAAGATACTTAACTTGCATGAGGAAAAAGCAGCCTATGCCATTTGAGCTGAAATTCCCAAATGCAGACCCTTTAGCTCTGCGGCTATTGGAAAGGCTTCTTGCTTTTGATCCAAAAGATCGCCCTACTGCTGAAGAG GCATTAGCAGATCCATATTTCAAAGGACTAGCCAAAATTGAAAGGGAACCTTCATGCCAGCCCATTACAAAGATGGAATTCGAGTTTGAGAGACGAAGGGTTACCAAGGAGGATATACGGGAGCTAATTTTCCGAGAAATCCTTGAATATCACCCTCAACTTCTTAAGGACTACGTGAATGGAACTGAGAGGACCAATTTTCTATATCCGAG CGCTGTCGATCAATTCAGGAAACAGTTTGCACAGCTGGAGGAAAATGGTGGTAAAAGTGGTGCTTCGGCCCCTCTAGAAAGAAAGCACGTGTCTTTGCCAAG GTCTACCGTAGTACATTCGAATTCAGTTCTGCCAAAGGAACAACCAAAAATAAACAGCTATAAAGATCAGCCAACTCAGGCCGAGGAAGTGAACCCATCCAGGAACTTCCAAGCAACCCAAAGACTTCCAATCG GAAGAGTCGTGGGCCCAGTTGTTCCGTATGAGAACAGGCACATTGCGAAAGATGTGTATGATCCTCGAACGATGATCCGAGGTACTGTCTTCCCCTCGCAGCCAATGCCTCCTGCATACTGCTACAATAAAGCGAGCATGGGAAAGCAAGAACGGCATGGGACTGAAGCCGAGAGAGAAGTGGCTGCTGCCCATGCCAAGCAGATTCCACACTGTGGGATTGCAGCGAAGTTAGCGACAGACGTTGCCATAAACATAGACACGAACCCGTTCTTTATGACAAGGATAGGTGGGGGCAAAATGGAGAATGGCGAGGAGAGGGCTGCAATAGATGCAAACTTTTTAGCGGCAAAGACACAGTATGGCGGGATTGGTGCTGCAGCTGCCGCTGCTGCCAACGCGGCATCTCACCGGAAGGTCGGGTCTGTACAGTTTGGTATGACAAGAATGTATTGA
- the LOC104457292 gene encoding LOW QUALITY PROTEIN: mitogen-activated protein kinase 20 (The sequence of the model RefSeq protein was modified relative to this genomic sequence to represent the inferred CDS: inserted 1 base in 1 codon) has protein sequence MVFKFPTFDPNGDFYNVNPGSPVCLTALSSASSSPRACSNCLGGISSSVPRSIAPAAPRLDETRQTQDRKRVGAMEAMSGQDSGETRYSEGTRSGSADDQNSAEMDFLSDCGDANQYEIQEVIGKGSQGVVCSAIDTHTGEKVAIKKIPNIFENISDAARVLREIKLLRLLQHPDIVETKHIMLPPSRRDFKDIYVVFELMESDLHQVIKANDDLTKEHYLFFLYQLLRALKYIHTANVYHRDLKPKNILENANCKLKICDFGLARVAFDATPSTVFWSDYVATRWYRAPELCGSFFSKYTPAIDISSIGCIFAEVLTGKPLFPVKNVVHQLDLMTDLLGTPSLDSITRVQNDKARRYLTCMRKKQPMPFEMKFPNADPLALRLLERLLAFDPKDRPTAEEALADPYFKGLAKIEXEPSCQPITKMEFEFERRRVTKEDIQELIFREILEYHPQLLKDYLTGKHQI, from the exons ATGGTTTTCAAGTTCCCGACCTTCGATCCCAACGGTGATTTTTACAATGTTAATCCAGGCTCGCCGGTGTGCCTCACTGCTTTGTCTTCTGCCTCGTCATCTCCTCGAGCCTGCAGCAATTGCCTCGGCGGGATCAGTTCCTCTGTCCCCAGGTCAATTGCACCTGCTGCTCCGCGACTAGATGAGACACGACAGACTCAGGATCGTAAAAG AGTTGGAGCGATGGAGGCAATGAGTGGCCAGGATTCAGGTGAGACAAGATATTCCGAAGGAACGAGAAGTGGGTCTGCGGACGATCAG AATTCTGCAGAAATGGACTTCTTATCTGACTGTGGAGATGCAAATcaatatgaaattcaagagGTTATTGGGAAAGGGAGTCAGGGGGTTGTCTGCTCAGCAATCGATACCCATACTGGTGAAAAAGTAGCTATAAAGAAGATACCCAATATATTTGAGAACATATCTGATGCAGCTAGAGTTCTTCGTGAGATCAAGCTGTTGAGGCTTCTACAGCATCCTGACATTGTTGAAACAAAGCACATAATGTTGCCACCTTCCAGAAGAGATTTTAAGGATATTTATGTTGTTTTTGAGCTGATGGAGTCGGATCTTCACCAAGTCATTAAAGCTAATGATGACTTAACAAAGGAGCATTACCTGTTTTTTCTCTACCAGCTACTTCGTGCTTTGAAGTATATTCATACAG CAAATGTCTACCATCGTGATTTGAAACCAAAGaacattttggaaaatgcaaattgtaAGCTCAAAATCTGTGATTTTGGTTTAGCAAGGGTCGCGTTTGATGCTACACCCTCCACCGTATTCTGGAGT GATTACGTTGCTACAAGATGGTATAGAGCTCCAGAACTGTGTGGATCATTTTTCTCCAAG TATACTCCTGCAATTGACATATCGAGTATAGGCTGCATCTTTGCTGAAGTACTGACTGGGAAGCCACTGTTTCCTGTAAAAAATGTTGTACATCAGCTGGATCTAATGACCGATCTCCTTGGAACACCTTCACTAGATTCCATTACAAGG GTCCAAAATGACAAGGCAAGAAGATACTTAACTTGCATGAGGAAAAAGCAGCCTATGCCATTTGAGATGAAATTCCCAAATGCAGACCCTTTAGCTCTGCGGCTATTGGAAAGGCTTCTTGCTTTTGATCCAAAAGATCGCCCTACTGCTGAAGAG GCATTAGCAGATCCATATTTCAAAGGACTAGCCAAAATTG AGGAACCTTCATGCCAGCCCATTACAAAGATGGAATTCGAGTTTGAGAGACGAAGGGTTACCAAGGAGGATATACAGGAGCTAATTTTCCGAGAAATCCTTGAATATCACCCTCAACTTCTTAAGGACTACTTGACTGGAAAACATCAGATTTGA
- the LOC104441814 gene encoding mitogen-activated protein kinase 20 isoform X1, with translation MWFDMVIYDAFGVVEFDFKSSAEMDFFSEYGDASRYKIQEVIGKGSYGVVCSAIDTHTGEKVAIKKIHDIFEHISDAARILREIKLLRLLRHPDIVEIKHIMLPPSRRDFKDIYVVFELMESDLHQVIKANDDLTKEHYQFFLYQLLRALKYIHTANVYHRDLKPKNILANANCKLKICDFGLARVAFNDTPSTVFWTDYVATRWYRAPELCGSFFSKYTPAIDIWSIGCIFAEVLTGKPLFPGKNVVHQLDLMTDLLGTPSLDTITRVRNDKARRYLTCMRKKQPMPFELKFPNADPLALRLLERLLAFDPKDRPTAEEALADPYFKGLAKIEREPSCQPITKMEFEFERRRVTKEDIRELIFREILEYHPQLLKDYVNGTERTNFLYPSAVDQFRKQFAQLEENGGKSGASAPLERKHVSLPRSTVVHSNSVLPKEQPKINSYKDQPTQAEEVNPSRNFQATQRLPIAKPGRVVGPVVPYENRHIAKDVYDPRTMIRGTVFPSQPMPPAYCYNKASMGKQERHGTEAEREVAAAHAKQIPHCGIAAKLATDVAINIDTNPFFMTRIGGGKMENGEERAAIDANFLAAKTQYGGIGAAAAAAANAASHRKVGSVQFGMTRMY, from the exons ATGTGGTTTGACATGGTAATCTATGATGCCTTTGGAGTTGTGGAGTTTGATTTCAAG AGTTCTGCAGAAATGGACTTCTTCTCTGAATATGGAGATGCAAGTCGATATAAAATTCAAGAAGTCATTGGGAAAGGGAGTTATGGGGTTGTCTGCTCAGCAATCGACACTCACACTGGTGAAAAAGTAGCAATAAAGAAGATACACGATATATTTGAGCACATATCCGATGCAGCTAGAATTCTTCGTGAAATTAAGTTGTTGAGGCTTCTACGGCATCCTGACATTGTTGAAATAAAGCACATAATGTTGCCACCTTCCAGAAGAGATTTTAAAGATATATATGTTGTTTTTGAGCTGATGGAGTCGGATCTTCACCAAGTCATTAAGGCTAATGATGACTTAACAAAGGAGCATTACCAGTTTTTTCTTTACCAGCTACTTCGTGCTTTGAAGTATATTCATACAG CAAATGTCTACCATCGTGATTTGAAACCAAAGaacattttggcaaatgcaaaTTGTAAGCTCAAAATCTGTGATTTTGGTTTAGCAAGGGTTGCGTTCAATGATACACCCTCCACCGTATTCTGGACT GATTATGTTGCTACAAGGTGGTATAGAGCTCCAGAACTGTGTGGATCATTTTTCTCCAAG TATACTCCTGCTATTGACATATGGAGTATAGGCTGCATCTTTGCTGAAGTGCTGACTGGGAAGCCACTGTTTCCTGGAAAAAATGTTGTACATCAGCTGGATCTAATGACCGATCTCCTTGGAACACCTTCACTAGATACCATTACAAGG GTCCGAAATGACAAGGCAAGAAGATACTTAACTTGCATGAGGAAAAAGCAGCCTATGCCATTTGAGCTGAAATTCCCAAATGCAGACCCTTTAGCTCTGCGGCTATTGGAAAGGCTTCTTGCTTTTGATCCAAAAGATCGCCCTACTGCTGAAGAG GCATTAGCAGATCCATATTTCAAAGGACTAGCCAAAATTGAAAGGGAACCTTCATGCCAGCCCATTACAAAGATGGAATTCGAGTTTGAGAGACGAAGGGTTACCAAGGAGGATATACGGGAGCTAATTTTCCGAGAAATCCTTGAATATCACCCTCAACTTCTTAAGGACTACGTGAATGGAACTGAGAGGACCAATTTTCTATATCCGAG CGCTGTCGATCAATTCAGGAAACAGTTTGCACAGCTGGAGGAAAATGGTGGTAAAAGTGGTGCTTCGGCCCCTCTAGAAAGAAAGCACGTGTCTTTGCCAAG GTCTACCGTAGTACATTCGAATTCAGTTCTGCCAAAGGAACAACCAAAAATAAACAGCTATAAAGATCAGCCAACTCAGGCCGAGGAAGTGAACCCATCCAGGAACTTCCAAGCAACCCAAAGACTTCCAATCG CCAAACCAGGAAGAGTCGTGGGCCCAGTTGTTCCGTATGAGAACAGGCACATTGCGAAAGATGTGTATGATCCTCGAACGATGATCCGAGGTACTGTCTTCCCCTCGCAGCCAATGCCTCCTGCATACTGCTACAATAAAGCGAGCATGGGAAAGCAAGAACGGCATGGGACTGAAGCCGAGAGAGAAGTGGCTGCTGCCCATGCCAAGCAGATTCCACACTGTGGGATTGCAGCGAAGTTAGCGACAGACGTTGCCATAAACATAGACACGAACCCGTTCTTTATGACAAGGATAGGTGGGGGCAAAATGGAGAATGGCGAGGAGAGGGCTGCAATAGATGCAAACTTTTTAGCGGCAAAGACACAGTATGGCGGGATTGGTGCTGCAGCTGCCGCTGCTGCCAACGCGGCATCTCACCGGAAGGTCGGGTCTGTACAGTTTGGTATGACAAGAATGTATTGA
- the LOC104441814 gene encoding mitogen-activated protein kinase 20 isoform X3 has product MQQDQRKKSSAEMDFFSEYGDASRYKIQEVIGKGSYGVVCSAIDTHTGEKVAIKKIHDIFEHISDAARILREIKLLRLLRHPDIVEIKHIMLPPSRRDFKDIYVVFELMESDLHQVIKANDDLTKEHYQFFLYQLLRALKYIHTANVYHRDLKPKNILANANCKLKICDFGLARVAFNDTPSTVFWTDYVATRWYRAPELCGSFFSKYTPAIDIWSIGCIFAEVLTGKPLFPGKNVVHQLDLMTDLLGTPSLDTITRVRNDKARRYLTCMRKKQPMPFELKFPNADPLALRLLERLLAFDPKDRPTAEEALADPYFKGLAKIEREPSCQPITKMEFEFERRRVTKEDIRELIFREILEYHPQLLKDYVNGTERTNFLYPSAVDQFRKQFAQLEENGGKSGASAPLERKHVSLPRSTVVHSNSVLPKEQPKINSYKDQPTQAEEVNPSRNFQATQRLPIAKPGRVVGPVVPYENRHIAKDVYDPRTMIRGTVFPSQPMPPAYCYNKASMGKQERHGTEAEREVAAAHAKQIPHCGIAAKLATDVAINIDTNPFFMTRIGGGKMENGEERAAIDANFLAAKTQYGGIGAAAAAAANAASHRKVGSVQFGMTRMY; this is encoded by the exons ATGCAGCAGGATCAGAGGAAGAAG AGTTCTGCAGAAATGGACTTCTTCTCTGAATATGGAGATGCAAGTCGATATAAAATTCAAGAAGTCATTGGGAAAGGGAGTTATGGGGTTGTCTGCTCAGCAATCGACACTCACACTGGTGAAAAAGTAGCAATAAAGAAGATACACGATATATTTGAGCACATATCCGATGCAGCTAGAATTCTTCGTGAAATTAAGTTGTTGAGGCTTCTACGGCATCCTGACATTGTTGAAATAAAGCACATAATGTTGCCACCTTCCAGAAGAGATTTTAAAGATATATATGTTGTTTTTGAGCTGATGGAGTCGGATCTTCACCAAGTCATTAAGGCTAATGATGACTTAACAAAGGAGCATTACCAGTTTTTTCTTTACCAGCTACTTCGTGCTTTGAAGTATATTCATACAG CAAATGTCTACCATCGTGATTTGAAACCAAAGaacattttggcaaatgcaaaTTGTAAGCTCAAAATCTGTGATTTTGGTTTAGCAAGGGTTGCGTTCAATGATACACCCTCCACCGTATTCTGGACT GATTATGTTGCTACAAGGTGGTATAGAGCTCCAGAACTGTGTGGATCATTTTTCTCCAAG TATACTCCTGCTATTGACATATGGAGTATAGGCTGCATCTTTGCTGAAGTGCTGACTGGGAAGCCACTGTTTCCTGGAAAAAATGTTGTACATCAGCTGGATCTAATGACCGATCTCCTTGGAACACCTTCACTAGATACCATTACAAGG GTCCGAAATGACAAGGCAAGAAGATACTTAACTTGCATGAGGAAAAAGCAGCCTATGCCATTTGAGCTGAAATTCCCAAATGCAGACCCTTTAGCTCTGCGGCTATTGGAAAGGCTTCTTGCTTTTGATCCAAAAGATCGCCCTACTGCTGAAGAG GCATTAGCAGATCCATATTTCAAAGGACTAGCCAAAATTGAAAGGGAACCTTCATGCCAGCCCATTACAAAGATGGAATTCGAGTTTGAGAGACGAAGGGTTACCAAGGAGGATATACGGGAGCTAATTTTCCGAGAAATCCTTGAATATCACCCTCAACTTCTTAAGGACTACGTGAATGGAACTGAGAGGACCAATTTTCTATATCCGAG CGCTGTCGATCAATTCAGGAAACAGTTTGCACAGCTGGAGGAAAATGGTGGTAAAAGTGGTGCTTCGGCCCCTCTAGAAAGAAAGCACGTGTCTTTGCCAAG GTCTACCGTAGTACATTCGAATTCAGTTCTGCCAAAGGAACAACCAAAAATAAACAGCTATAAAGATCAGCCAACTCAGGCCGAGGAAGTGAACCCATCCAGGAACTTCCAAGCAACCCAAAGACTTCCAATCG CCAAACCAGGAAGAGTCGTGGGCCCAGTTGTTCCGTATGAGAACAGGCACATTGCGAAAGATGTGTATGATCCTCGAACGATGATCCGAGGTACTGTCTTCCCCTCGCAGCCAATGCCTCCTGCATACTGCTACAATAAAGCGAGCATGGGAAAGCAAGAACGGCATGGGACTGAAGCCGAGAGAGAAGTGGCTGCTGCCCATGCCAAGCAGATTCCACACTGTGGGATTGCAGCGAAGTTAGCGACAGACGTTGCCATAAACATAGACACGAACCCGTTCTTTATGACAAGGATAGGTGGGGGCAAAATGGAGAATGGCGAGGAGAGGGCTGCAATAGATGCAAACTTTTTAGCGGCAAAGACACAGTATGGCGGGATTGGTGCTGCAGCTGCCGCTGCTGCCAACGCGGCATCTCACCGGAAGGTCGGGTCTGTACAGTTTGGTATGACAAGAATGTATTGA